TCCGCCACTTGTACCATCATTTTTGCCCCGGCCATGAATACTAGGATGTATCTCAATCCGGTAACTCAGGAGAATATAAAATTGCTTAAGAAAAGGGGGTTTCGGATCATTGAACCGGAAAGGGGAGGGCTTGCCTGTGGTGAAGAGGATCTCGGGAGACTTGCCAGCATTGATAAGATCGTGGATACCGTTAAGTCTGAGCTGATAAAGGAGATGGATCTGCAAGGGAAAATCATTATCGTGACCGCGGGCGGGACCCAGGAACCCTTTGATCCCATCCGATACATTGGAAATCGTTCCTCGGGTAAGATGGGTTATGCCATTGCCGAAGCCGCTTGGGGGAGAGGAGCCCATGTGATCCTGATTAGTGCTCCTGCTCAGCTTGAACCCCCTCGCGGAATCGAGACGATTCATATTAGAACCGCCATGGAGATGCAGGAAGCCGTTCTGAAATATTTTGACCGAGCGGATGCTGTGATCAAAACCGCCGCGGTTACAGACTTTAGACCAACTGTTTTCCATCCCCATAAAATCAAGAGGGATCGACAAAGGATAACTCTGGAATTGGAAGGGAATCCTGACATCCTTGAAGAATTGGGTAAACGAAAGAGGAATCAAATTCTTATAGGGTTTGCCGCCGAATCCGAGAA
This genomic stretch from Actinomycetota bacterium harbors:
- the coaBC gene encoding bifunctional phosphopantothenoylcysteine decarboxylase/phosphopantothenate--cysteine ligase CoaBC, whose amino-acid sequence is MLKGKTVVLGVTGSIAAYKSVEIARELIKQEARVKVIMTDAATHFVNPLTFETITGQPVITSLFRPEFRGKIHHISLAEEADLILVAPATANILAKAAHGIADDMLSTTLLSATCTIIFAPAMNTRMYLNPVTQENIKLLKKRGFRIIEPERGGLACGEEDLGRLASIDKIVDTVKSELIKEMDLQGKIIIVTAGGTQEPFDPIRYIGNRSSGKMGYAIAEAAWGRGAHVILISAPAQLEPPRGIETIHIRTAMEMQEAVLKYFDRADAVIKTAAVTDFRPTVFHPHKIKRDRQRITLELEGNPDILEELGKRKRNQILIGFAAESENLVENAKQKLKKKNLDFIVANDITKVGSGFEEDVNEVIIIDAEGKVESFPPLFKGKIAEMVIDRLITLLKSRA